From Paenibacillus sp. V4I7, one genomic window encodes:
- a CDS encoding glycosyltransferase: MNTKNRAQSYSYLGGRRKGKREGYEQGYQNGVQLGLQHTLWPIALIIAQVKSFPSLEIILLQPFRLMKKLGIYNYRLVTEDFVTREDIASAQIVIFIRNVEPLAYKWLEAAHEMGKQTVYVIDDNFLHIPSAGTLTNYYQDPDRRETFIRFLTFSKVVQVISPYFADYIRLHFNPNVVCFPASVDFELLDAAGPKPVRNDGNIVFGYEGTAKDEDFKPVVPAIIKILQEYGPRIRVEFLGFIPPGLQGLPGVSFLSTDYEYRQFMQTLYRTSWDFGLAPLTDSLFNLCKTNNKFREYSGCLIPGIYTHAPAYSDCIVQEETGYLVPQTTEGWYLGMKRMIEDAVMRNKIKEQAGAYSRQHFSLEQSVVNWRNHILHV; this comes from the coding sequence ATGAACACCAAAAATCGAGCCCAATCGTATTCTTATCTTGGTGGACGAAGAAAAGGGAAAAGGGAAGGCTATGAACAAGGCTATCAGAATGGCGTTCAACTTGGTCTGCAACATACCCTTTGGCCTATTGCTCTTATAATAGCACAAGTAAAATCTTTTCCATCACTAGAGATCATATTACTACAGCCTTTTAGATTGATGAAGAAATTGGGAATATATAATTATCGGCTGGTTACAGAGGATTTTGTAACCAGAGAAGACATAGCTTCTGCTCAAATTGTTATTTTTATTCGAAATGTAGAACCCCTTGCCTACAAATGGCTAGAAGCCGCACACGAAATGGGGAAACAGACTGTTTATGTCATTGACGATAATTTTCTGCATATTCCCTCTGCAGGCACATTGACCAATTATTACCAGGACCCGGATCGGCGAGAGACCTTTATTCGTTTTTTAACCTTTTCAAAAGTAGTGCAAGTCATTTCCCCCTATTTTGCGGATTATATTCGACTTCATTTCAATCCGAATGTGGTGTGCTTTCCAGCTAGTGTAGATTTTGAGTTGCTAGATGCAGCCGGGCCTAAACCTGTGCGAAATGACGGTAACATTGTATTTGGCTATGAGGGGACAGCCAAGGACGAAGATTTCAAGCCAGTCGTACCCGCTATTATTAAAATCTTGCAAGAGTATGGGCCTCGAATAAGAGTGGAATTCCTGGGATTTATCCCTCCAGGATTACAAGGGCTTCCAGGCGTCTCATTTCTTTCCACTGACTACGAGTATCGTCAATTTATGCAGACTCTGTACCGAACATCCTGGGATTTTGGTTTGGCTCCTTTAACAGATTCCTTATTTAATTTATGCAAAACAAATAACAAATTTCGTGAGTATTCAGGCTGTTTAATTCCTGGGATATATACGCATGCACCAGCTTACTCCGATTGTATAGTCCAAGAAGAGACCGGTTACCTAGTGCCGCAGACAACAGAGGGTTGGTACTTAGGTATGAAACGAATGATCGAAGATGCGGTAATGCGCAATAAAATTAAAGAGCAGGCAGGAGCTTACAGCAGACAGCACTTTTCTCTGGAACAATCTGTTGTAAATTGGCGGAATCATATATTGCATGTGTAG
- a CDS encoding GT-D fold domain-containing glycosyltransferase yields MAKGIHIVDAIFPVQGIHDVHRVMNEIYARDFDLALVSAGIPAVVIVQRIATELGKVAIDFGHLSDKISNGEAPL; encoded by the coding sequence ATGGCAAAAGGCATCCACATTGTTGATGCGATCTTCCCAGTCCAAGGAATTCATGATGTGCATCGAGTTATGAATGAAATTTATGCTCGAGATTTTGATTTGGCACTAGTTTCTGCAGGCATTCCAGCAGTTGTTATTGTACAGCGTATCGCAACAGAGCTTGGAAAAGTTGCCATCGATTTCGGGCATCTGTCAGATAAAATCAGTAATGGCGAAGCACCTTTGTAA
- a CDS encoding DegT/DnrJ/EryC1/StrS aminotransferase family protein yields the protein MNSKHIPVLQPSIGQEEIDAVVEVMRSGWLGLGPKTEQFEQEFAKYAGSRFMVALNSGTAALHLALEVLNIGPGDEVIVPPITFISTVHAVSYVGATPVFADVETDTMNISVQDIERKITNKTKAIIVVHLAGHPCDMDAIQALADSKGIKVIEDAAHACGAEYKGNKIGSSDNLTCFSYHAVKNLTCGEGGGITTNQEWITRKLKEKRWVGISKDTWMRSSSERVYAWQYFVDQVGYKYHMSDMQAAIGIVQLKRLDQLNGRRREVVEHYQEHFKDLSWVELPKEKDYARSSWHLFQVKLQTEDARDRLIGHMKDLNIAPGVHYYPCHLHPCYIHLKAEVPVSNEIWKRIITLPIHPNLTDEDLERVVDCVRSFQP from the coding sequence TTGAACAGCAAGCACATCCCTGTGTTACAACCAAGTATTGGGCAAGAAGAAATCGATGCTGTAGTGGAAGTGATGCGATCCGGATGGCTCGGACTCGGTCCCAAAACAGAACAATTTGAACAAGAATTTGCAAAATATGCGGGAAGTCGCTTCATGGTTGCTCTCAATTCTGGAACCGCAGCGCTGCATCTTGCTCTTGAGGTACTGAATATTGGTCCTGGCGATGAGGTCATTGTTCCGCCGATTACGTTTATATCTACAGTTCATGCAGTTAGCTATGTAGGAGCGACACCTGTATTTGCTGATGTGGAGACAGATACAATGAACATATCCGTTCAAGATATTGAACGAAAAATTACGAATAAAACAAAGGCCATTATCGTTGTCCATCTTGCCGGTCATCCTTGTGATATGGATGCGATTCAAGCATTGGCAGACTCCAAAGGCATTAAAGTTATTGAAGATGCAGCGCATGCTTGTGGCGCTGAATACAAGGGGAACAAGATCGGTTCTTCAGACAATCTAACCTGCTTCAGCTATCATGCTGTCAAAAATTTGACCTGTGGTGAAGGTGGCGGCATTACAACCAATCAGGAATGGATTACGCGCAAATTGAAAGAGAAGCGTTGGGTTGGTATTTCCAAGGATACATGGATGCGTTCTTCCTCTGAAAGGGTGTATGCTTGGCAATATTTCGTGGATCAAGTTGGATATAAGTACCATATGAGCGATATGCAAGCTGCAATTGGTATTGTACAGCTAAAAAGACTGGATCAATTAAATGGCCGTCGTCGAGAAGTAGTCGAACATTATCAGGAGCATTTCAAGGATTTGTCGTGGGTGGAATTGCCAAAGGAAAAGGATTATGCCCGCAGTTCTTGGCATTTGTTCCAAGTAAAGCTTCAAACAGAGGATGCTAGAGATCGACTTATTGGCCATATGAAGGATCTCAACATAGCACCCGGTGTGCATTACTATCCTTGTCACCTGCACCCATGCTATATCCACCTAAAAGCAGAGGTTCCTGTATCGAATGAAATATGGAAAAGAATCATTACACTTCCAATTCATCCCAATCTGACAGATGAGGATTTGGAACGGGTTGTGGACTGTGTAAGAAGCTTTCAACCATAG
- the rfbB gene encoding dTDP-glucose 4,6-dehydratase encodes MRLLITGGMGFIGSNFILYMMNKYPEYQVYNLDLLTYAAHKDNVSEVEHLPNYHFIQGDICNESLLSVIFGEGIDAVVHFAAESHVDRSIEDPLRFVRTNIQGTHTLLEAAIQHDVKRFVQISTDEVYGSLGQMGYFTETTSLAPNSPYSASKAGADMLVRAYYHTYNFPAMITRCSNNYGPNQFPEKLIPLSILKVLNDQRVPLYGDGLNVRDWLYVEDHCNAIDLVLHGGTPGEVYNVGGNNEYTNIDIIRRILDELGKTENLIHYVKDRLGHDRRYAIDAAKIRNELGWKPSTPFEQGIKKTIQWYVNHEQWLREIAEGSHRGYGLDPIRGDHC; translated from the coding sequence ATGAGACTACTCATAACCGGAGGTATGGGCTTCATTGGTAGTAATTTCATCTTATACATGATGAACAAATACCCTGAATACCAGGTATACAATTTGGATTTGCTCACTTATGCCGCACACAAGGACAATGTCTCTGAAGTGGAGCATCTGCCGAATTATCATTTTATTCAAGGGGACATCTGTAATGAATCGCTATTGTCCGTTATATTTGGCGAAGGTATTGATGCGGTCGTGCACTTTGCTGCAGAGTCCCATGTAGATCGGAGTATTGAAGATCCACTCCGTTTTGTAAGAACGAATATCCAGGGAACTCACACCTTGCTAGAAGCGGCTATACAGCATGATGTAAAGCGGTTTGTCCAAATTTCTACGGATGAAGTTTATGGGTCTCTCGGACAAATGGGGTACTTTACAGAAACTACATCATTAGCACCAAATAGCCCTTATTCGGCTAGTAAAGCAGGAGCAGATATGCTGGTACGTGCTTATTATCATACCTATAATTTCCCCGCTATGATTACCCGTTGCTCCAATAACTACGGTCCGAATCAATTCCCAGAGAAGCTTATTCCTCTTTCGATTTTAAAAGTCTTGAACGATCAAAGGGTTCCTCTTTATGGTGACGGCCTTAACGTTCGAGATTGGCTTTACGTCGAAGACCATTGTAATGCGATTGACCTGGTGCTTCATGGCGGAACACCCGGCGAAGTGTATAATGTGGGCGGTAATAATGAATATACGAACATCGATATCATTCGTCGTATCTTGGATGAATTAGGGAAAACGGAGAATCTCATCCATTACGTTAAGGATCGGCTCGGTCATGATAGGAGGTATGCAATTGACGCTGCAAAGATTAGGAATGAGCTTGGTTGGAAACCATCAACTCCATTCGAACAAGGCATCAAAAAGACCATACAATGGTATGTTAATCATGAACAGTGGTTAAGGGAAATAGCTGAAGGCTCTCATCGCGGTTATGGATTGGACCCTATTAGGGGTGATCATTGTTGA
- a CDS encoding glycosyltransferase — protein sequence MSVKTVRKSGKPVVTWHKGFEAGSRDGSVAGWNEGYRIGRSNGIYTQLGERLFPIRPYKVLYVTAGIGDPYPALDQAIIEGLRSVVSEVVSVSPAESVVAAATLYMPDIVLVLNGVILPLEQVDELRQRGFRTAVWFTDDPYYTDWTIGIAPHYDYVFTLELNCVSLYQSIGCTNVYYFPFAVNTKAFYPCATQLSFQTDICFIGTAFWNRVWYVDQIAHYLKGKRTLLSGWWWDRLQQYQLLSSSIRLGNWMTPEDTSRYYNGAKIVINLHRPVDDETNNNSMLLQACSVNPRTFEINGCSTLQLVDLRSEVSQMYVPNQEIVTYSSPEELVYQLDYYLTHEEERREIAFKAYNRTLRQHTYAHRLDQMMSILFE from the coding sequence ATGAGCGTCAAAACCGTTCGCAAGAGCGGTAAGCCCGTTGTTACATGGCATAAAGGATTCGAGGCTGGCAGCAGAGATGGAAGTGTAGCGGGCTGGAACGAGGGATACCGAATAGGCAGATCAAACGGTATTTATACTCAATTGGGTGAGAGGCTCTTTCCAATTCGTCCCTATAAAGTACTCTATGTCACTGCAGGCATTGGCGACCCTTATCCAGCACTTGATCAAGCTATCATAGAAGGATTGAGAAGTGTTGTATCTGAGGTAGTGTCTGTGAGTCCGGCTGAATCTGTTGTAGCTGCAGCGACACTATATATGCCAGACATTGTTCTAGTGTTAAACGGTGTTATATTACCGCTTGAACAGGTAGATGAGCTTAGACAACGTGGGTTCCGCACGGCAGTTTGGTTTACAGACGATCCATACTATACAGATTGGACGATTGGTATTGCTCCTCATTATGATTACGTGTTTACACTGGAATTAAACTGTGTGAGCTTGTATCAGTCGATTGGTTGTACAAACGTCTATTACTTTCCTTTTGCAGTAAATACGAAAGCCTTCTATCCGTGTGCAACTCAGCTTAGCTTTCAAACGGATATTTGTTTTATTGGTACGGCTTTTTGGAACCGTGTCTGGTATGTCGATCAAATTGCCCATTATTTAAAGGGTAAAAGAACGCTCCTTTCTGGTTGGTGGTGGGACCGATTACAGCAATACCAACTGCTTTCTTCTTCCATCCGACTTGGAAACTGGATGACCCCTGAGGATACATCTCGTTATTACAATGGTGCCAAAATTGTTATTAATCTTCATAGACCGGTGGATGATGAGACAAATAATAACAGTATGCTTCTACAGGCTTGTTCCGTAAATCCTCGTACCTTTGAAATTAATGGCTGCTCCACCCTACAGCTAGTGGACCTACGATCTGAGGTATCACAAATGTATGTTCCTAATCAGGAGATTGTTACCTATTCCTCACCAGAGGAACTGGTCTATCAACTCGACTACTATTTGACTCATGAAGAAGAACGAAGAGAGATTGCGTTTAAGGCATATAACCGAACATTGCGACAGCATACTTATGCGCATCGCCTGGATCAAATGATGTCTATTCTATTTGAATAG
- a CDS encoding GNAT family N-acetyltransferase, which yields MLEGQRISLRCLEVEDLPLIAAWRNQSEIRRSFFNKALLAASGQKKWFERIIEDRSKQFFVCVSKDSNLPFGMISLVDIDLANQKAEIGTTIVGDQSMWGKGIASEMIGLLLEYAFVDLGLNRVYAYAIDYNKGSIRVKEKGGFQMEGVLRQHHYSNGSFHDVMIMGITRQEWLTKKVT from the coding sequence ATGCTTGAAGGACAAAGGATCTCCTTACGCTGTTTAGAAGTAGAGGATCTTCCGCTCATTGCAGCTTGGAGAAATCAATCCGAAATTCGACGATCCTTCTTCAATAAAGCTTTGCTTGCTGCATCCGGCCAGAAAAAGTGGTTTGAGCGAATAATAGAAGATCGTTCTAAACAATTTTTTGTTTGTGTATCTAAAGATTCCAATCTTCCCTTCGGTATGATTAGTTTGGTGGATATCGATCTTGCCAACCAAAAAGCAGAGATCGGAACGACGATAGTAGGGGACCAATCTATGTGGGGGAAGGGAATTGCTTCGGAAATGATAGGTCTTCTTCTAGAGTATGCATTTGTTGACTTGGGACTGAATCGAGTGTATGCCTACGCAATCGACTATAACAAAGGATCTATTCGTGTGAAAGAGAAAGGCGGATTTCAAATGGAGGGAGTCTTACGACAGCATCATTATTCGAATGGCTCTTTCCATGATGTGATGATTATGGGGATTACCCGACAGGAATGGTTAACAAAAAAGGTCACTTAG
- a CDS encoding glycosyltransferase family 2 protein, with product MKASYIKKNKIQSKLKPVHSSFRQGFKDGCRVGFDKGYEDGFNSGNREGTEGKRPLFEGTSIIIPTYNQKAFLIECIESIRAYTPEPYELIIIDNGSTDGTLDYLISDTTGIRFRFFDHNLGFAGAVNQGLLMARGTSLVLLNNDTVVTPYWLNNLLACVGQDATIGLAGPVSNYISGEQLIPTNYSTVEEMQQFALSYNRSDSSRWKSISRITAFCLIMRRDVFERIGYFDEGFEIGNCEDDDYGLRAELLGLQLVVAGDTFVHHYGSMTMKSLKEQFAPVYEKNQIYYFDKWGDPSRALMEARQNDEDAAAGMCRFYANCVIVKGEDPTAYWVEYGVRYPINSPIQVPITQVSQLDLKCWHMGPPLSAADVLLKLASLNDPTITEINLRDNIIVTTPDGGHYQLQEGKLRSILSPAAHRTWHLDQRWTVPISYEIASMYVTGNPIIPCPTIRTLFRR from the coding sequence ATGAAAGCAAGTTATATTAAAAAAAACAAGATTCAGTCAAAGCTGAAGCCTGTTCATTCTTCCTTTCGCCAAGGATTTAAAGATGGGTGCCGGGTGGGCTTCGATAAAGGATACGAAGATGGTTTCAACAGTGGAAACCGCGAAGGGACAGAAGGTAAACGTCCACTGTTTGAAGGGACCAGTATCATTATTCCAACATATAACCAAAAAGCGTTCCTTATTGAATGTATAGAAAGTATTCGTGCTTATACGCCAGAGCCCTACGAGCTGATTATTATTGATAATGGGTCGACCGACGGGACATTGGACTATTTAATATCGGATACAACCGGAATTCGATTTCGTTTCTTCGATCATAATCTAGGCTTTGCAGGTGCTGTCAATCAAGGGCTTTTGATGGCAAGAGGTACTTCATTAGTACTTTTGAATAATGACACAGTGGTAACGCCCTATTGGTTGAATAACTTATTGGCCTGTGTTGGGCAAGATGCAACCATAGGTTTAGCAGGCCCTGTAAGTAATTATATTAGTGGAGAGCAACTTATTCCTACAAACTATAGTACTGTCGAGGAGATGCAACAATTCGCTCTTAGTTACAATCGCTCTGACTCATCTCGCTGGAAATCAATATCCCGAATCACTGCTTTTTGCTTGATCATGCGTCGAGATGTATTTGAACGAATCGGATATTTTGATGAAGGATTCGAAATCGGTAATTGTGAAGATGACGATTACGGATTACGGGCGGAGCTTCTTGGACTACAACTTGTTGTAGCTGGAGATACGTTCGTCCATCATTATGGCAGCATGACAATGAAGAGCCTAAAAGAACAGTTTGCACCTGTCTATGAGAAAAACCAGATTTATTATTTTGATAAATGGGGAGATCCATCCCGCGCTCTCATGGAAGCAAGGCAAAATGACGAGGACGCAGCAGCTGGGATGTGTCGGTTCTATGCAAACTGTGTAATTGTAAAAGGGGAAGATCCTACAGCATATTGGGTTGAATACGGTGTGCGGTATCCGATTAACAGCCCCATTCAGGTACCCATTACACAGGTATCACAGCTCGATTTGAAATGCTGGCATATGGGTCCGCCTCTTTCTGCTGCTGATGTGTTATTGAAACTCGCCAGTCTAAATGATCCAACTATTACTGAGATAAACTTAAGGGATAATATTATCGTGACAACTCCCGATGGTGGTCATTATCAGCTTCAAGAGGGTAAACTGCGATCGATTCTTTCTCCTGCTGCTCATCGAACATGGCATTTGGATCAACGATGGACTGTCCCCATTAGTTATGAAATTGCCAGTATGTATGTAACAGGAAATCCGATCATTCCTTGTCCTACTATTCGGACGCTTTTTAGGAGGTGA
- a CDS encoding glycosyltransferase family A protein produces MSALISVFLPTFSRLYDGHLERAIQSVLKQTYRNFELLIIDDASVDGSKELIESYAKQDARIKHIRLKRNIGLPAYSIGQAYQQSKGQLLAFAYDDAILTPDHFAVLVHKLQWNPQLGMAYGQAHICWPDGSKTKIGSPYNAAAMTQMNNHIPNLSVMVRRGVIEKVGLYDPHVILSRFYDWDLWVRIAKHYPIGFVEKVIGEEHGTRLPDSIGHTFTLLSNLIHKYAQIERSHVLQPAVFVNYDPYSMKFEEQLAITEKLQFRYLLMEHYIKTHNIPRILQLMAEWPQRSIDGVTMPQWKKILAKNEGLSDIKQLQLLHGVLGYAGKESSLAKAELAKLRDLVSSKQKYIDEQQKFIDQREIYIQQQLIRIQELEIYIQEQARYIQMLLKR; encoded by the coding sequence ATGAGTGCTTTGATTTCCGTCTTTTTGCCAACATTTTCTCGCCTGTATGACGGGCACTTGGAAAGAGCGATACAAAGCGTGCTGAAGCAGACCTACCGTAATTTCGAGCTGTTGATTATCGATGATGCCTCAGTAGACGGCAGCAAGGAGCTTATTGAAAGCTACGCGAAACAAGACGCACGGATTAAACACATCCGTTTGAAGCGGAATATAGGGCTGCCCGCCTACAGCATCGGGCAAGCTTATCAGCAATCCAAGGGGCAATTATTAGCGTTTGCTTATGATGACGCTATTCTTACTCCAGACCATTTCGCCGTATTGGTACACAAGCTCCAATGGAATCCGCAACTGGGTATGGCTTATGGGCAGGCTCATATATGTTGGCCGGACGGATCAAAAACGAAGATCGGTTCCCCTTATAACGCAGCGGCCATGACCCAAATGAATAACCATATTCCAAATCTTTCGGTCATGGTTAGACGAGGCGTTATTGAGAAGGTAGGTCTGTATGATCCCCACGTTATTTTGAGCCGATTTTACGATTGGGACTTGTGGGTTCGGATCGCGAAGCATTACCCCATTGGCTTTGTTGAGAAGGTAATCGGCGAAGAGCACGGTACCCGACTGCCAGACTCCATCGGGCATACATTCACGCTGCTATCTAACCTGATCCACAAATATGCCCAAATTGAGCGTAGTCACGTGTTGCAACCCGCAGTGTTTGTCAACTATGACCCTTATTCCATGAAATTTGAGGAGCAGCTCGCAATAACAGAGAAACTGCAGTTTCGCTATTTGTTAATGGAGCATTATATCAAAACGCATAACATACCCCGTATTTTGCAGTTGATGGCCGAATGGCCACAGCGAAGTATTGATGGCGTAACCATGCCGCAATGGAAAAAAATTCTAGCAAAGAATGAGGGTTTGAGCGACATAAAACAGCTGCAGCTACTTCATGGCGTTTTGGGTTATGCGGGAAAAGAATCATCCTTGGCGAAGGCAGAACTCGCCAAGCTTCGTGATCTGGTAAGCAGTAAGCAGAAGTACATCGACGAGCAGCAGAAGTTTATCGATCAAAGGGAAATTTACATTCAGCAGCAGTTAATTCGTATTCAAGAATTAGAAATTTATATCCAGGAGCAAGCTCGATATATTCAGATGTTGTTGAAAAGGTGA
- the rfbD gene encoding dTDP-4-dehydrorhamnose reductase, producing the protein MKILITGAVGQLGSTLVSFLTAAHEVVPLSRAELDITIPNKVKETILIHRPDVIIHTAAYTDVDLSEKHADTAFQINAFGTRNIAEAAELVGAKLVHISSDYVFDGMKKEPYIESDCPSPINIYGSTKLLGEKFVELYCSKHFIVRTAWLYGMGQRSFVNTICKLARSQNEISVVTDCYGSPTYVVDLAAFITELLSKESYGIYHVVNEGVCSRFELAQAIVQEMGFDHVQVLPILSHQFEQSALRPANSALDCAAIRMNGLTPLRDWRSALQAFKRNGA; encoded by the coding sequence TTGAAAATACTAATTACGGGCGCTGTCGGCCAACTGGGTTCGACCTTGGTGTCATTCTTAACTGCTGCGCATGAAGTAGTGCCTCTTTCAAGAGCTGAGCTTGACATCACTATCCCTAATAAAGTAAAGGAAACGATCCTTATACATCGGCCGGATGTAATCATCCATACAGCTGCTTATACAGATGTGGATTTGTCAGAGAAGCATGCTGATACAGCATTTCAGATTAATGCATTCGGAACGCGGAATATAGCTGAAGCTGCAGAATTAGTGGGTGCCAAACTGGTACACATTAGCAGCGATTATGTATTTGATGGCATGAAAAAGGAACCCTACATCGAATCGGATTGTCCTTCACCCATAAATATATATGGCTCTACCAAACTGCTCGGCGAAAAATTTGTAGAGTTGTACTGTAGCAAACATTTCATCGTTCGAACGGCATGGTTGTACGGTATGGGTCAGCGAAGTTTCGTCAACACCATTTGTAAGCTGGCTCGAAGTCAAAATGAAATATCTGTCGTAACGGATTGCTACGGCTCTCCTACTTATGTTGTGGATCTCGCAGCATTTATTACGGAGCTGCTAAGTAAGGAAAGCTATGGGATTTATCACGTAGTTAACGAGGGAGTTTGTTCGCGCTTTGAGCTTGCTCAAGCTATTGTACAGGAAATGGGCTTTGACCATGTGCAAGTGCTGCCCATTCTTTCCCATCAATTTGAGCAATCTGCTCTTAGACCTGCTAATTCTGCTTTGGATTGTGCAGCGATTCGCATGAATGGGCTCACTCCATTAAGGGATTGGCGTTCTGCGTTACAAGCTTTTAAAAGGAATGGTGCATAG
- a CDS encoding GT-D fold domain-containing glycosyltransferase has product MQLQMKKPKLSKKNLGKARRSARRRARSVHKSVESNHQTNYNVGYNIGYNEGYNSGYDTAFDKGVFQGGDAIVDQLLPVNVILPSISVDSIIAAGLEHFHQQMVPVLPTVDIYELIRNALEFRKPLSIIRLGDGELLTMAQGIQSSDQLHKDGTFLNYAGVDLPDYAAKDMLLQSVMQSSIVGIPRSRFRTFLPLAISIFENYGIPYRSMALTLSTINYSLYVEGFLMDLLTGQRVLLVGEYNGGIEREAHGKRHPHC; this is encoded by the coding sequence ATGCAGCTTCAAATGAAAAAGCCGAAGCTTTCTAAAAAAAACCTTGGTAAAGCTCGGCGAAGCGCTCGGCGAAGAGCGAGATCGGTTCACAAATCCGTCGAATCCAATCACCAGACAAATTATAACGTTGGCTACAACATTGGTTACAATGAAGGTTACAATAGCGGGTATGATACGGCCTTTGATAAAGGAGTGTTTCAAGGCGGTGATGCTATTGTAGATCAATTGCTGCCCGTAAATGTCATTCTGCCTAGCATTTCAGTTGATTCTATTATTGCAGCGGGACTTGAACATTTTCACCAGCAAATGGTTCCTGTTCTTCCGACTGTGGATATTTATGAGCTGATCCGTAATGCCTTGGAGTTTCGCAAACCCCTTTCTATTATTCGTCTAGGTGACGGTGAACTGCTCACCATGGCACAAGGGATACAAAGTTCAGATCAACTTCATAAAGATGGTACTTTTTTAAATTACGCAGGAGTTGATTTGCCAGATTATGCTGCTAAAGATATGCTGCTTCAATCTGTGATGCAGTCATCCATTGTGGGAATTCCGAGATCGAGATTTCGAACGTTCCTTCCATTAGCTATATCTATTTTTGAAAATTACGGTATCCCTTACCGTAGTATGGCTTTGACACTTTCTACAATTAATTATTCCTTATATGTAGAAGGTTTTCTTATGGATTTGTTGACCGGACAGCGTGTTCTGCTTGTAGGGGAATACAACGGAGGGATTGAAAGAGAAGCTCATGGCAAAAGGCATCCACATTGTTGA
- the cysC gene encoding adenylyl-sulfate kinase — MTSNPNVVYQPTHFKMGDRHSLNGHKSCVLWFTGLSGSGKSTLAVEVEKELFRLRLHSYILDGDNIRMGLNRDLGFGPSDRTENIRRIGEVSKLFVDAGVIVLSAFISPYQADRDLVRALFQPGEFIEIYVDCPIVECERRDPKGLYRKARQGEITNFTGVSAPYEIPSQPEITLRTDHQTVSECVEAVITYLIHNKIF; from the coding sequence ATGACCTCTAACCCAAATGTAGTTTACCAGCCGACCCATTTCAAGATGGGGGATCGTCATTCGCTGAACGGACACAAAAGCTGTGTGCTTTGGTTCACCGGGCTTTCCGGCTCGGGTAAATCGACGCTGGCGGTTGAGGTAGAGAAGGAACTGTTCAGGCTCAGACTTCATTCTTATATATTGGATGGTGACAACATCCGTATGGGTCTGAACCGAGACTTGGGATTTGGGCCGAGCGATCGCACGGAAAATATAAGGCGCATCGGTGAAGTATCGAAATTATTCGTTGACGCTGGAGTCATTGTTTTATCTGCGTTCATCTCCCCTTATCAAGCAGACCGTGATCTGGTGCGTGCTTTGTTCCAGCCCGGTGAATTTATCGAGATATATGTTGACTGTCCGATTGTAGAATGTGAAAGAAGAGATCCGAAAGGTCTTTATCGCAAAGCGAGACAAGGAGAAATTACAAACTTTACAGGAGTATCCGCCCCATATGAAATTCCATCTCAACCGGAAATTACACTCCGGACAGACCACCAAACAGTAAGTGAATGCGTCGAAGCGGTTATAACCTATCTTATTCATAATAAAATATTTTAA